CCGGACTGTCGAAGGGCGCCGGCCTAGTGATCGTGGTGATCCTGGCTTCGGTGGCGATCTTCCTCATCTGGCAGGCGCTGCCCGCGTTCACCGGCAAGGCCCTGCCCTTCGGCAACACCCTGAAGTACGTGGGTCCCTTCCTGTTCGGCACCGTCTACTCGTCGGTGCTGGCGCTGATCTTCGCCGTGCCGCTGGGCATCGGGATCGCCCTGTTCATCGCGCACTATGCCCCGCGCCAGCTGGCGTCCGGGCTGGGCTATGTGATCGACCTGCTGGCGGCGGTGCCGTCGGTGGTCTACGGCCTGTGGGGCATCAACACCCTTGCCAAGTTCATGCAGCCGGTGCACCTGTGGCTCACCGAGCACCTGTCGTTCATCCCGCTGTTCAGTGGTCGGGTGTCGGGCACCGGACGCACCATGCTCACTACCGCCGTGGTGCTGGCCGTGATGGTCCTGCCGATCATCACCGCCATGTGCCGCGAGGTCTTCCTGCAGGTGCCGAAGAACCAGATCGAGGCCTCCCTGGCCCTGGGCGCCACCCGCTGCGAGATGGTGCGCCAGGTGGTGCTGCCCTATTCGCAGTCGGGCATCATCTCGGCCGCCATGCTGGCCCTGGGACGCGCCCTGGGCGAGACGATGGCGGTGGCGATGGTGCTGTCGGGCTCGCGCCTGGTGAACTTCAGCATCGTCACCTCGCAGAACTCGCGCACGATCGCGGCGAACATCGCCTCGACCTTCCCCGAGGCAAATGCGCTGGAACTCAACCAGCTGATCGCCACCGGGCTGCTGCTTTTCGTGATCACCTTCGCGGTGAACGCCATCTCCCGTTGGGTGATCCACCGCCGCGCCGATTTCTCGGGAGCAAACGGATGAGCACTGACGAATTGATCGAATCCGATCCGACCCACGACGGCACCGGCGACGCGTCCGCCCGCCGTCTGGGCGCGCGACGGGCCAGCTCGCAACGCGAGAGTGATGCGGTGCAGTTCAGCGATTCGTTGACCGCCGGGCACCTGCCGCCGTTCACGGCCATCGGCCTGCTGGTGGTGTGCGTCGTGGGCGTGTTCCTGGTGAGCCAGCTGGCCCACAGCTTCTCGG
The window above is part of the Propionibacterium freudenreichii subsp. freudenreichii genome. Proteins encoded here:
- the pstC gene encoding phosphate ABC transporter permease subunit PstC, which gives rise to MSTTTSLRQAPGERPVPADELAALTTRGRRGGDTVFSGLSKGAGLVIVVILASVAIFLIWQALPAFTGKALPFGNTLKYVGPFLFGTVYSSVLALIFAVPLGIGIALFIAHYAPRQLASGLGYVIDLLAAVPSVVYGLWGINTLAKFMQPVHLWLTEHLSFIPLFSGRVSGTGRTMLTTAVVLAVMVLPIITAMCREVFLQVPKNQIEASLALGATRCEMVRQVVLPYSQSGIISAAMLALGRALGETMAVAMVLSGSRLVNFSIVTSQNSRTIAANIASTFPEANALELNQLIATGLLLFVITFAVNAISRWVIHRRADFSGANG